The Candidatus Hydrogenedentota bacterium genome has a segment encoding these proteins:
- a CDS encoding sigma-54 dependent transcriptional regulator, which produces MARSQILVIDDEPIMGDYVQETLTRAGHDVDVCTSGPSGIELMRSKSYDVLITDLRMEPMDGIQVLEQVRSESPGTHCIIMTAYGTVETAVAALKKGAADYVMKPFTPDELELAVSRLLERERLAQENRYLRAELNQRYDFESMVGESPAMASVYEIIRRVADSRATVLIRGESGTGKELVARALHFRSCRREMPFIKVNCAALSAGLLESELFGHEKGAFTGAHDRKLGRFELAHTGTLLLDEISEISTELQPKLLRALQEREFERVGGNKPIQVDTRIVCTTNRNLELALADGRLREDLFFRLNVIPVYLPPLRERREDIPALMDSFLKRFAHENARQIDGFAPETRRMFLEYDWPGNVRELQNAVERAVVLSTEKLLGPEHFSLGLAAAIAKSDGNNVSVPVGTTVSDMEKTLILRTLERCGNNRTRAAEVLGISVRTLRNKLKEYAGGGAEDGI; this is translated from the coding sequence ATGGCACGTTCGCAGATTCTGGTGATTGACGACGAACCGATCATGGGCGACTACGTTCAGGAGACGCTCACGCGCGCCGGTCACGATGTGGATGTCTGCACAAGCGGTCCGTCTGGCATCGAGCTTATGCGGAGCAAGTCCTATGACGTTCTCATCACCGACCTTCGCATGGAGCCTATGGACGGCATCCAGGTCCTCGAACAGGTGCGTAGCGAGAGTCCAGGCACGCACTGCATCATCATGACGGCTTACGGTACGGTCGAGACCGCGGTCGCCGCTCTGAAAAAGGGGGCGGCCGACTATGTGATGAAGCCGTTCACGCCGGACGAACTCGAACTGGCCGTGTCGCGGCTGCTCGAACGCGAGCGTCTGGCCCAGGAGAACCGCTATCTCCGTGCCGAATTGAACCAGCGCTACGATTTCGAATCGATGGTGGGGGAGAGCCCCGCCATGGCCAGCGTGTACGAGATCATCCGGCGCGTGGCCGACAGCCGGGCAACGGTGCTCATCCGGGGCGAAAGCGGGACCGGCAAAGAGCTGGTGGCCCGCGCGCTGCATTTCCGGAGCTGCCGGCGCGAAATGCCGTTCATCAAAGTCAACTGCGCTGCCTTGTCCGCGGGCTTGCTCGAAAGCGAGCTGTTTGGTCACGAAAAGGGCGCGTTTACCGGCGCACACGACCGGAAGCTCGGGCGATTTGAGCTCGCCCATACCGGCACGCTGCTGCTCGACGAAATCAGCGAGATCAGCACCGAATTGCAGCCCAAACTTCTCCGCGCCCTTCAGGAGCGCGAATTCGAACGTGTTGGAGGCAACAAACCGATCCAGGTAGACACCCGGATAGTGTGCACGACAAACCGGAACCTCGAACTGGCACTGGCTGACGGACGCCTCCGCGAAGACCTGTTTTTCCGGCTCAACGTGATTCCTGTCTATCTGCCGCCCTTGCGGGAACGGCGCGAGGATATCCCCGCTCTGATGGATTCGTTCCTGAAACGGTTTGCTCACGAAAATGCCCGGCAGATAGACGGTTTTGCGCCGGAAACCCGCCGCATGTTTCTTGAGTACGATTGGCCCGGCAACGTGCGCGAACTGCAAAACGCCGTGGAGCGCGCCGTCGTACTGTCCACGGAGAAGCTGCTGGGTCCCGAGCATTTCTCGCTGGGGCTCGCCGCGGCAATTGCGAAATCCGACGGGAACAACGTGAGTGTGCCGGTGGGCACCACTGTCTCCGACATGGAGAAAACGCTGATCCTGCGAACCCTCGAACGGTGCGGCAACAACCGCACGCGTGCCGCGGAAGTCCTGGGCATCAGCGTGCGTACCTTGCGAAATAAACTGAAGGAATACGCCGGGGGCGGGGCGGAGGATGGAATATAG
- a CDS encoding ATP-binding protein, which translates to MSNQRDADMKTLESAFAEFTRTTAVMGEWYRALQTRIEQLDKALEEKNRELAVANDYLNYILESMSDGVIAVDTDDRITRFNRAACEALGYAAEDVVGRRFQDVFRREFAAPPGGRHPMEFRARDGRTFPVSERDAPISDRNNKRIGTVKVFEDLTEVEALRQRVRQKDRLAALGEMAATVAHEIRNPLGGLKGYAALLARDVDAEDSRARLVSKVLEGANQLELVVSDLLEYTRPVQLQLEPVNCAETVEAVVRYLGDVPKGVRLRQSVGEGHYVLADRLKLRQVLLNILQNAVQSIDGEGEVSVSCSVQGGCAVLTISDTGRGIAPELIEKVFSPFYTTREKGTGLGLAVAAKIVEAHGGKLWADSVEGEGSRFHVRLTSVGKP; encoded by the coding sequence ATGAGCAATCAACGCGATGCAGATATGAAGACGCTCGAGAGCGCCTTCGCGGAGTTCACCCGCACCACCGCCGTTATGGGCGAATGGTACCGCGCGCTGCAGACGCGCATCGAACAATTGGATAAGGCGCTCGAGGAAAAGAACCGCGAACTCGCGGTTGCCAACGACTATCTGAACTACATTCTCGAAAGTATGTCCGATGGCGTCATCGCTGTTGATACGGATGATCGCATCACGCGGTTCAACCGGGCGGCGTGCGAGGCCCTCGGATATGCGGCGGAAGACGTCGTGGGCCGGCGTTTTCAAGATGTGTTCCGCCGGGAATTCGCCGCGCCTCCCGGGGGGCGCCATCCGATGGAGTTCCGCGCCAGGGACGGCCGCACGTTTCCCGTGAGCGAACGGGATGCCCCCATCTCGGATCGCAATAACAAGCGTATCGGCACCGTGAAGGTATTTGAAGATCTCACCGAGGTTGAAGCGCTTCGCCAGCGGGTCCGCCAGAAAGACCGGCTGGCGGCCCTGGGCGAGATGGCTGCGACTGTTGCCCACGAGATCAGGAATCCGTTGGGAGGGTTGAAGGGCTACGCCGCGCTCCTGGCGCGCGACGTGGATGCCGAAGATTCCCGCGCGCGCCTGGTCTCGAAAGTTCTCGAGGGAGCAAATCAACTCGAATTGGTGGTGTCCGATCTCCTCGAGTATACGCGGCCCGTGCAACTCCAGCTCGAGCCGGTGAATTGCGCCGAGACGGTCGAGGCCGTCGTTCGGTATTTGGGCGACGTCCCCAAAGGCGTACGGCTGCGCCAGAGCGTGGGAGAAGGGCACTATGTGCTCGCCGATCGCCTGAAACTGCGCCAGGTACTGCTGAACATCCTGCAGAACGCCGTGCAAAGCATCGACGGTGAAGGCGAAGTGTCGGTCAGCTGTTCGGTGCAAGGGGGATGCGCCGTGCTGACCATCAGCGATACCGGCCGGGGTATCGCGCCCGAACTTATTGAAAAGGTGTTCTCGCCTTTCTATACCACCCGCGAGAAAGGTACGGGATTGGGATTGGCCGTCGCGGCGAAAATTGTCGAGGCGCATGGCGGGAAGCTGTGGGCCGACAGCGTCGAAGGCGAAGGGTCCCGGTTTCACGTGCGCCTGACAAGCGTTGGAAAGCCGTGA